The proteins below are encoded in one region of Reichenbachiella sp. 5M10:
- the egtB gene encoding ergothioneine biosynthesis protein EgtB yields MYSTKTYPTIPSSIPTPTGASLLKSLQDKYLHVRAQSEKICTPLQVEDYVVQPVVDVSPPKWHLGHTTWFFEKMLLEAYLPNYQVYHPDYNFVFNSYYESIGKRVLRTNRGNLTRPSVDEVYQYRAYIDKQMSDYFDSKDCLSDEEIQVIEIGLQHEQQHQELLLYDIKYILGTNPLFPAYQPIPKLQLDVSPKPLGFLEVPAGLYRIGHEQNGFSFDNEHGVHQVYLHAFNIADRLITNREYLEFIQDGGYQEFKYWYAEAWEWIQIEQKQAPFHWHLIEGQWYNYTLHGLLPITPDEPVSHVSQFEASAFAKWKGMRLPTEFEWEAACQLHQPTIPASSNFVNQENFRPLPPTEGNYQFFGDLWEWTNSSYQPYPYYQEPSGALGEYNGKFMINQMVLRGGSYATPQDHIRPTYRNFFHPHLNWLFSGIRLAHHD; encoded by the coding sequence TTGTATAGCACCAAAACTTATCCGACTATCCCATCCTCTATCCCCACACCAACAGGAGCCTCTCTGCTCAAATCGCTACAAGACAAATACCTCCATGTCAGAGCGCAATCCGAAAAAATCTGTACCCCGCTGCAAGTCGAAGATTATGTCGTGCAACCTGTCGTAGATGTCAGCCCCCCAAAATGGCACCTTGGGCACACCACTTGGTTTTTTGAAAAAATGCTCCTCGAAGCATATCTCCCAAACTACCAAGTCTACCACCCCGACTACAATTTTGTATTCAATAGCTACTACGAGTCCATCGGCAAACGAGTCTTACGCACCAATCGAGGCAATCTTACGAGACCATCTGTAGACGAAGTATACCAATACCGAGCCTACATCGACAAACAAATGAGCGACTACTTTGACTCCAAAGACTGCCTGAGTGACGAAGAAATACAAGTCATCGAGATCGGACTCCAACATGAGCAGCAACACCAAGAACTACTACTCTACGACATCAAATACATCCTCGGTACCAACCCATTATTCCCTGCATACCAGCCGATCCCCAAATTACAATTGGATGTCTCTCCAAAACCACTTGGTTTTTTGGAAGTCCCCGCCGGTCTCTACCGTATAGGACACGAACAAAACGGTTTTAGTTTTGACAATGAGCATGGAGTACATCAAGTTTATTTACACGCTTTCAACATCGCTGACAGACTCATCACGAATCGCGAGTACCTCGAATTTATACAAGATGGAGGATATCAAGAATTCAAGTACTGGTACGCAGAGGCCTGGGAATGGATCCAAATAGAACAAAAGCAAGCTCCGTTTCATTGGCACTTGATCGAAGGTCAATGGTACAACTACACACTACATGGGCTACTCCCTATAACCCCTGACGAGCCAGTCAGTCATGTCAGTCAGTTCGAAGCAAGTGCCTTTGCCAAATGGAAAGGCATGCGACTACCTACCGAGTTCGAATGGGAAGCCGCTTGTCAACTGCATCAACCAACAATCCCTGCATCAAGCAACTTCGTAAACCAAGAAAATTTCAGACCTCTACCTCCAACTGAAGGCAACTACCAGTTCTTTGGTGACCTATGGGAATGGACCAATTCCTCCTACCAGCCCTACCCTTACTACCAGGAGCCATCAGGAGCACTGGGTGAGTACAACGGCAAATTCATGATCAACCAAATGGTACTCCGCGGTGGCTCATATGCCACCCCACAAGACCACATTCGACCTACATATAGAAACTTTTTTCACCCGCACCTGAACTGGCTTTTCTCAGGTATACGACTCGCACATCATGACTGA
- the egtD gene encoding L-histidine N(alpha)-methyltransferase: MTETIDIIQDQTFLVDTLQGLQSNPKTLPSKYFYNQRGDQLFQQIMQLEEYYLTKAEYNIFDTQKDRILKAFSPHGETFNLVEFGAGDGYKTKVLLEYFLSQKAQFDYIPIDISQHALDGLEESMRHSLPNLSISPMQGDYFEALDQLSHSSDRRNIILFLGSNIGNFSLEQAVDFLSKVRQDIHPGDLLLIGIDLKKNPAQILAAYDDAQGVTAEFNLNLLQRINEELGGDFKVDQFRHYPFYNPVTGECKSSLMSLHDQVVHIEGHSIHFQKWETIQTEISKKYSPDEIEELAKKCGFEVSYHLEDQRGYFVDSIWSAV; encoded by the coding sequence ATGACTGAAACCATCGACATCATACAAGACCAGACCTTTTTGGTGGACACACTCCAAGGGTTGCAAAGCAATCCTAAAACACTGCCTTCCAAATACTTTTACAACCAACGCGGAGACCAGCTGTTTCAGCAGATCATGCAGTTAGAGGAATACTACCTCACTAAGGCAGAATACAACATCTTTGACACGCAAAAAGACCGCATTCTCAAAGCATTTTCTCCTCATGGAGAAACTTTCAATCTGGTAGAGTTTGGTGCAGGAGATGGCTACAAAACCAAAGTGCTTCTAGAGTACTTCCTCTCCCAAAAAGCACAATTTGACTACATACCCATCGATATATCTCAGCATGCACTGGACGGCCTTGAGGAGTCAATGAGACATTCTTTGCCCAATCTCAGCATATCACCTATGCAAGGGGATTATTTCGAGGCACTCGACCAGTTGAGCCATTCGAGCGATCGACGCAATATCATCCTCTTCTTAGGCTCAAACATAGGCAACTTCAGTTTAGAGCAAGCAGTAGATTTTCTTTCCAAAGTCAGACAAGACATCCACCCCGGCGACCTACTTCTCATCGGCATAGATCTGAAAAAAAATCCCGCTCAAATCCTAGCCGCCTACGATGATGCCCAAGGAGTCACCGCTGAATTCAACCTCAACTTGCTACAGCGAATCAACGAAGAACTAGGAGGCGATTTCAAGGTGGATCAGTTTAGACATTACCCATTCTACAACCCCGTGACAGGAGAATGCAAAAGTTCACTCATGAGCCTACACGATCAAGTAGTGCATATCGAAGGACACAGCATCCATTTTCAAAAATGGGAGACCATTCAAACTGAGATTTCCAAGAAATATTCCCCAGATGAAATCGAGGAATTAGCAAAAAAATGCGGATTTGAAGTAAGCTATCACCTTGAGGATCAGAGAGGATACTTTGTAGATTCCATTTGGTCTGCAGTTTAA
- a CDS encoding M42 family metallopeptidase yields MSFNTPLLKNICEIAGAPGFESRIRNLIIEEIKEYVDSYEIDNMGNLIAFKKGTTDKKVMVAAHMDEIGFIVSHIDDNGFVRFQPLGGFDPKTLTAQRVIIHGRQDVIGVMGSKPIHVMSPEERQKVAKMEDYFIDLGMNKEEVEKVIAVGDSITRDRELIEMGDCINCKSIDNRVSVFILIETLKKITAPSADLYAVFSVQEEVGLRGANVAAHSINPDFGIALDTTIAYDLPGAQPHEYVTKLGHGTAIKILDAMTICDQRMVQFLRDTADSQNIPWQNEILVAGGTDTAGIQQRGKNGAIAGAISIPTRHLHQVIEMAHKDDITGSTDLLIAALEKLTSHDWSWK; encoded by the coding sequence ATGTCATTCAATACTCCGCTACTAAAAAATATCTGTGAAATCGCTGGTGCGCCAGGATTTGAATCGCGTATCAGAAACCTGATCATCGAAGAAATCAAAGAGTATGTGGACTCCTACGAGATCGACAACATGGGCAACCTCATCGCATTCAAGAAAGGAACCACAGACAAAAAGGTAATGGTTGCGGCGCACATGGATGAAATCGGTTTCATCGTCAGTCACATAGATGACAATGGTTTTGTTAGATTCCAACCTCTCGGAGGCTTTGACCCGAAAACCCTCACTGCACAGCGTGTCATCATACATGGACGCCAAGATGTAATCGGCGTGATGGGTAGCAAACCTATCCACGTCATGAGCCCCGAAGAGCGTCAAAAGGTGGCAAAAATGGAAGACTACTTCATCGATCTAGGCATGAACAAAGAAGAAGTTGAAAAAGTCATAGCCGTAGGAGATTCGATCACACGAGACCGAGAACTCATCGAAATGGGTGACTGTATCAATTGCAAATCCATAGACAATAGAGTATCTGTATTCATCCTGATAGAAACCCTAAAAAAAATCACCGCCCCTTCTGCTGACCTCTATGCTGTATTTTCTGTCCAGGAAGAGGTAGGGCTCCGTGGCGCCAATGTCGCCGCACACAGCATCAATCCAGACTTTGGGATTGCACTAGACACTACCATCGCCTATGATCTACCAGGAGCACAGCCGCACGAGTACGTCACCAAACTCGGTCATGGCACAGCCATCAAGATTCTTGACGCGATGACCATTTGTGACCAGCGCATGGTTCAATTCTTGAGAGACACGGCGGACAGTCAAAACATCCCATGGCAAAATGAAATCCTCGTAGCAGGAGGTACTGACACAGCTGGCATCCAGCAAAGAGGTAAAAATGGAGCCATAGCTGGCGCCATCTCCATCCCCACACGTCACCTCCACCAAGTCATCGAAATGGCCCACAAGGACGACATCACTGGATCAACGGATTTGCTCATCGCTGCATTAGAAAAGCTGACTAGTCACGACTGGAGCTGGAAATAA
- a CDS encoding pirin family protein has translation MKTNAEKNQSFRATNIRVKTSDYKQMMRQTTQDMRTSTTKTESSNMKTIFHYANSRGHADHGWLNAHHSFSFAGFYDANRTNFGALRVLNDDQVTGGKGFGFHPHDNMEIITIPLEGALEHKDNMGNQEVIRAGDVQMMSAGTGVYHSEYNANPDKDVKLLQIWIFPNQKDVEPRYDQITLGEELPNQLQQIVSPSADDEGVWIHQDAWLHLGRIDKNHTISYALKNPEKNGVYVMILEGEAHIYDHHLGKRDALGIWDTEHIEIQATANARVLLIEVPMQF, from the coding sequence ATGAAAACAAACGCTGAAAAAAATCAAAGCTTTCGTGCCACCAACATCCGAGTCAAAACATCGGATTACAAACAAATGATGCGACAAACAACACAAGACATGCGTACATCAACAACTAAAACAGAGAGTTCCAACATGAAAACCATCTTTCATTACGCCAATAGCCGTGGACATGCTGATCACGGGTGGCTCAATGCTCATCACTCCTTCAGTTTTGCGGGGTTTTATGACGCCAACCGTACCAACTTCGGTGCTTTGCGTGTACTCAACGATGATCAAGTCACAGGAGGAAAAGGCTTTGGCTTTCACCCCCATGACAACATGGAGATCATCACTATTCCACTAGAGGGGGCACTCGAACACAAAGACAACATGGGCAACCAAGAAGTCATTCGGGCAGGAGATGTACAAATGATGAGTGCAGGAACAGGAGTATACCACAGTGAGTACAATGCCAATCCAGACAAGGATGTAAAATTGTTGCAAATCTGGATCTTTCCAAACCAAAAGGATGTTGAACCCAGATATGATCAGATCACGCTCGGTGAAGAACTACCCAACCAGCTCCAGCAAATCGTATCTCCAAGTGCCGATGACGAGGGAGTATGGATTCATCAAGACGCCTGGCTTCATCTCGGCCGAATTGATAAAAACCATACGATCAGCTATGCACTCAAAAATCCCGAGAAAAATGGCGTTTATGTCATGATCCTGGAAGGAGAAGCACACATCTACGACCACCATCTCGGCAAACGCGATGCGCTAGGCATATGGGACACGGAGCATATCGAGATACAAGCAACTGCCAACGCCCGAGTGCTTCTCATCGAGGTACCCATGCAGTTCTGA
- a CDS encoding GH3 auxin-responsive promoter family protein has protein sequence MGFRSALSKPFAKYIVNAQKKWSLDPVATQNKILKDIVSKAKNTQYGRDHHFADIESYEDFKSAVPVSDYEGLKDYVEKIKQGENDILWPGQPEYFAKTSGTTSGTKYIPITKDSIPNHINSARNALLTYVHNSGQSAFLDKHLIFLSGSPILTQTAGIHTGRLSGIVNHHVPGYLRSNQMPSYDTNCIEDWETKLDTIVEETLNKDMSLISGIPPWVQMYFDRITEKTGKPIKDVFPNFSLFVYGGVNFEPYRGKLFESIGKTIDSVETYPASEGFIAYQDTLDQNGLLLLLNSGIFFEFIPADQYFDDNPPRLSIGEVELGVNYALIINSNAGLWGYSIGDTIEFVSKQPYRILVTGRIKHFISAFGEHVIGQEVEKAMNFTLSQHSEAEIVEFTVAPQVTPESGLPRHQWFIEFDQPPADFQKFKRILDKKLTELNSYYEDLIVGSILEELEIIPLQKNAFIDYMKSQGKLGGQNKVPRLSNDRKIANELMKYRR, from the coding sequence ATGGGATTCCGATCTGCACTCAGTAAGCCTTTTGCCAAATACATCGTCAATGCACAAAAAAAGTGGTCACTTGATCCTGTCGCAACGCAAAACAAAATCCTCAAAGACATAGTCTCCAAAGCCAAAAACACTCAGTATGGTCGAGACCATCACTTTGCAGACATAGAGAGCTACGAAGACTTCAAATCAGCAGTACCAGTATCGGATTACGAGGGACTGAAAGACTATGTGGAAAAAATCAAGCAAGGCGAAAACGATATCCTGTGGCCTGGCCAACCAGAATATTTCGCCAAAACCTCAGGTACAACCTCAGGCACCAAGTATATCCCCATCACCAAAGACTCCATACCCAATCACATCAACAGTGCAAGAAATGCACTCCTCACCTATGTGCACAACTCCGGGCAAAGTGCATTTTTAGACAAGCATCTCATCTTTCTATCAGGCAGCCCAATACTGACCCAAACAGCCGGCATACACACGGGACGTCTGTCCGGTATTGTCAACCATCACGTACCCGGCTACCTCCGATCCAATCAGATGCCCAGCTATGACACAAACTGCATCGAGGACTGGGAAACCAAACTTGATACCATCGTCGAAGAAACCCTCAACAAGGACATGAGCCTCATCTCTGGCATCCCACCTTGGGTACAGATGTACTTTGATCGCATCACCGAAAAAACCGGTAAACCGATCAAGGATGTATTTCCTAACTTTTCACTCTTCGTCTATGGTGGTGTTAACTTCGAGCCCTACCGAGGCAAACTTTTCGAAAGCATTGGCAAAACTATCGATTCGGTAGAAACCTACCCTGCCTCCGAGGGGTTCATAGCCTACCAAGACACCCTAGATCAAAACGGACTCCTACTGTTGCTCAACTCAGGGATATTCTTTGAGTTCATACCTGCCGACCAATACTTTGATGACAACCCTCCTCGTCTGAGTATCGGAGAAGTAGAACTAGGCGTCAATTACGCCCTTATCATAAATAGCAACGCCGGGCTCTGGGGATACTCCATTGGTGACACCATTGAATTTGTCTCCAAACAACCTTACAGAATACTGGTTACTGGTCGCATCAAACACTTCATCTCCGCGTTTGGCGAACATGTGATCGGCCAGGAGGTAGAGAAAGCCATGAACTTTACCTTATCCCAACACAGTGAAGCAGAAATCGTGGAGTTCACAGTAGCTCCACAAGTAACACCAGAGTCAGGACTGCCACGACACCAGTGGTTCATAGAGTTCGATCAACCTCCTGCTGACTTCCAAAAATTCAAAAGAATTTTGGACAAAAAACTCACCGAACTCAACTCCTACTATGAGGACCTAATCGTCGGGAGTATTTTGGAGGAGCTAGAGATCATCCCTCTCCAAAAAAACGCCTTTATAGACTACATGAAGTCACAGGGCAAGCTCGGAGGACAAAACAAAGTTCCTCGTTTGTCCAACGACCGCAAGATTGCAAATGAATTGATGAAATACAGAAGATAA
- the modB gene encoding molybdate ABC transporter permease subunit: MEEFWTPLWLSTKLALYTTVMLLILCVPILYGLSMHRFWGRKLIKALVAMPLILPPSVLGFYFLLAFRPDGLIGSLWQHLFEVRLAFSFQGVLIASVIFSFPFMINPILSALENLPSSLTQASYSLGKSNWTTFIKVLIPNVKPSILSACVLTFAHTIGEFGVILMIGGNIPNETRVASIAIFHQMEMMNYDQANHYALILLGFSFVVLLALQWIQKNPTRPILC, translated from the coding sequence ATGGAAGAATTTTGGACCCCACTCTGGCTAAGCACAAAATTGGCACTCTACACTACCGTCATGCTATTGATCCTGTGCGTACCTATCTTGTATGGGCTATCCATGCACCGTTTTTGGGGGAGAAAACTTATCAAAGCACTCGTTGCTATGCCTTTGATTCTTCCACCTTCTGTCCTAGGCTTTTATTTCCTGTTGGCATTTCGGCCTGATGGTCTTATCGGGAGTCTATGGCAGCACCTCTTTGAGGTGCGACTCGCTTTCAGCTTCCAAGGTGTCTTGATAGCTTCGGTGATCTTTAGTTTTCCTTTCATGATCAATCCCATCCTATCCGCTCTCGAAAACCTTCCCTCTTCATTGACGCAAGCTTCCTATTCCTTGGGAAAATCCAATTGGACAACCTTCATCAAAGTACTGATCCCCAATGTCAAACCATCCATCCTATCGGCTTGTGTATTGACTTTTGCCCATACCATCGGTGAATTTGGAGTGATCCTAATGATCGGAGGCAACATCCCCAATGAAACCCGTGTTGCATCGATTGCAATTTTTCATCAGATGGAAATGATGAACTATGATCAAGCCAACCACTATGCACTGATTTTACTCGGTTTTTCTTTTGTGGTATTGCTGGCACTACAATGGATACAAAAGAATCCAACACGTCCCATACTATGCTAG
- the modA gene encoding molybdate ABC transporter substrate-binding protein encodes MIRHLTLYLSFFFLVSTTALSQPVRVAAASSMADFLAEVKTIYESKKGIPVEIITNSSGALTNQIMNGAPYDLFLSANTKYTQQLHHRNIRSFPPSTFAYNQLVIWSKTPLTDPQHYILSSECHTIGLAQPELAPFGALAIQYLDSLEVTSLVQEKLVFGNNISITNQFIYTQNVDLAFTSKSSVLKLQSQVACCWTDIPTALLPVIPQSALPLNQTGQSFLLFLTTDPDTANILAKYGYLPAH; translated from the coding sequence GTGATACGACATCTCACGCTTTATTTGTCATTCTTTTTTTTAGTCTCCACTACAGCACTCTCCCAACCTGTCCGTGTCGCTGCTGCGTCCAGTATGGCTGATTTTTTGGCAGAAGTCAAGACAATCTACGAAAGTAAAAAAGGAATACCCGTCGAGATCATTACCAACAGTTCCGGAGCTCTGACCAACCAAATCATGAATGGCGCACCCTATGACTTGTTTTTATCAGCCAATACCAAATACACTCAGCAACTTCACCATAGAAACATCCGTTCCTTTCCCCCCTCAACATTTGCCTACAACCAACTGGTCATCTGGTCAAAAACACCCCTCACTGACCCCCAACATTACATCCTTAGTTCCGAGTGCCATACGATCGGTTTGGCACAACCAGAATTGGCTCCTTTTGGAGCCCTCGCGATCCAATACCTAGACAGCCTAGAGGTGACCTCTCTTGTGCAAGAAAAACTCGTGTTTGGCAACAACATATCCATCACCAACCAGTTCATCTACACGCAAAATGTCGATTTGGCCTTCACTTCCAAGTCCTCAGTTCTCAAACTACAATCACAAGTAGCTTGCTGCTGGACTGACATCCCTACTGCCCTACTACCCGTCATCCCCCAGTCTGCGTTGCCCCTTAATCAGACAGGACAATCGTTCTTGTTATTCCTCACTACTGACCCAGACACAGCCAACATTCTAGCCAAATATGGCTACTTACCTGCTCACTAG
- a CDS encoding 1-deoxy-D-xylulose-5-phosphate reductoisomerase: MKKTISILGSTGSIGTQALDVIAANPDQFELEAISAYSNADLLIQQALRFKPSVVVIANEDKYDQVFEALDKHDIKVFAGEAGLCHIAELEVVDIVLTALVGYAGLLPTIHAIKAGKIIALANKETLVVAGELITQLTQEYHATILPVDSEHSAIFQCLTGEVGNPIEKIILTASGGPFRGKDKAFLQSVKKEAALKHPNWDMGAKITIDSASLMNKGLEVIEAKWLFGLRPDQIEVIVHPQSIIHSMVQFEDGSIKAQMGLPDMKLPIQYAMTYPDRIKSTFPRFNFTEYPSLTFEKPDMGTFRNLALSFEALEKGGNLPCTLNAANEIAVSEFLKDRIGFLEMSDVVEKCMDQISFISSPSLEDYVETDKETRKIALDIIR; this comes from the coding sequence TTGAAAAAAACAATATCCATACTAGGTTCGACAGGATCGATAGGCACTCAAGCCCTCGATGTGATAGCTGCCAACCCCGATCAGTTCGAACTGGAAGCCATCTCAGCCTACAGCAACGCAGACTTGCTGATCCAGCAAGCCCTTCGATTCAAGCCAAGCGTGGTAGTCATAGCCAACGAAGACAAGTATGACCAGGTATTCGAAGCATTGGACAAACACGACATCAAAGTCTTTGCAGGAGAAGCAGGGCTCTGCCATATCGCAGAGCTGGAAGTTGTCGATATCGTACTCACTGCACTCGTGGGATATGCAGGACTCCTACCCACCATACATGCCATCAAGGCAGGCAAAATCATTGCCCTCGCCAACAAAGAGACACTCGTCGTAGCTGGCGAGCTCATCACTCAACTGACCCAAGAATACCACGCGACCATACTCCCCGTTGACTCGGAGCATTCGGCCATCTTCCAGTGTCTGACAGGAGAAGTCGGCAACCCCATCGAAAAAATCATCTTGACGGCCTCAGGTGGCCCCTTTCGAGGGAAAGACAAGGCGTTTTTACAATCCGTCAAAAAAGAAGCAGCACTCAAGCATCCCAACTGGGATATGGGAGCAAAAATCACCATCGACTCTGCCTCCCTGATGAACAAAGGCTTAGAAGTCATAGAAGCCAAGTGGTTATTCGGTCTCCGTCCCGACCAGATCGAAGTGATTGTCCATCCTCAGTCCATCATCCATTCGATGGTACAGTTCGAAGACGGCTCCATCAAGGCACAAATGGGTTTACCGGACATGAAGCTCCCTATACAATACGCTATGACTTACCCTGACCGAATTAAAAGTACTTTTCCTAGGTTCAATTTTACAGAATACCCATCTTTGACATTCGAAAAACCAGACATGGGTACTTTTAGAAATCTGGCACTGTCATTTGAGGCCTTGGAAAAAGGAGGAAACCTTCCATGTACTCTCAATGCCGCTAATGAAATCGCTGTATCTGAGTTCTTGAAAGATCGTATAGGTTTTTTAGAGATGTCCGATGTAGTTGAAAAATGCATGGATCAGATCTCTTTCATATCTTCACCAAGTTTGGAAGATTATGTAGAGACCGATAAAGAAACAAGAAAAATAGCACTAGACATAATTCGTTGA
- a CDS encoding ATP-binding cassette domain-containing protein, translating into MLDVNLTFQFPNFQSEAAFSLAKGEIKGLFGRSGIGKSSLLHAIAGLNRRFLGHILFDQRVWNDMQTFVKPQDRKVGLVFQDYALFPNLDADQNIRYNQQISETEVQKLINVLELRSVLFQHPDQLSGGQKQRVAIGRALAYNPDVLLMDEPFAALDSSTKRNISAYLKDYFVQQNKTVIISSHLIEDLNYFTNDIFEMTLSE; encoded by the coding sequence ATGCTAGACGTCAACCTCACGTTTCAATTCCCTAACTTCCAGAGTGAAGCAGCCTTCTCCCTGGCCAAAGGAGAGATCAAGGGGCTTTTCGGAAGATCAGGCATTGGCAAGAGTTCGCTACTCCATGCCATCGCTGGGCTGAATCGCCGTTTTTTGGGACATATTTTGTTTGACCAACGAGTTTGGAATGACATGCAAACTTTTGTCAAACCTCAAGACCGAAAGGTAGGATTGGTGTTTCAGGATTATGCATTATTCCCCAATCTCGATGCAGATCAAAACATCCGCTACAATCAGCAAATCAGTGAAACAGAAGTGCAAAAACTCATCAATGTATTGGAACTTCGAAGCGTGCTATTTCAACACCCTGATCAGCTATCTGGTGGACAAAAGCAACGGGTAGCTATCGGTAGAGCCTTGGCGTACAATCCTGATGTGCTGTTGATGGACGAACCCTTTGCCGCACTCGACAGCAGTACCAAAAGGAATATCAGCGCTTACCTCAAGGATTATTTTGTACAGCAAAACAAAACGGTAATCATCTCCAGTCACCTCATCGAAGACTTGAACTACTTCACGAACGACATCTTTGAGATGACTCTCAGCGAATAA
- a CDS encoding GNAT family N-acetyltransferase codes for MIEFVEATSKEQLEVIRVLAVEIWNEHYPAIIGQEQVDYMLTTFQTVEKIDEQINEGYVYVLICDADGDLGYCAYRIEEQALFLSKIYVRSVHRKRGVARATMGYLAELAVEHHRQTIYLTVNKYNLDAIHTYEKMGFVKKDEIVVDIGGGFVMDDFVMDVSVDSSLTLGD; via the coding sequence ATGATAGAGTTTGTCGAAGCAACAAGTAAGGAGCAACTTGAAGTCATCCGGGTTCTTGCCGTAGAGATTTGGAATGAGCACTACCCTGCCATCATTGGGCAGGAACAGGTCGATTATATGCTGACCACATTTCAGACAGTAGAGAAGATCGATGAGCAGATCAACGAAGGGTATGTATATGTCCTGATATGTGATGCAGACGGTGATTTGGGGTATTGCGCTTATCGGATCGAGGAGCAGGCGTTGTTTTTGAGTAAAATCTATGTGCGCTCTGTGCACAGGAAGAGAGGTGTCGCTCGAGCTACTATGGGTTATCTTGCGGAGCTTGCCGTAGAGCATCATAGACAGACTATCTATCTGACAGTCAATAAGTATAATTTGGACGCAATTCACACTTACGAAAAAATGGGTTTTGTAAAGAAGGATGAGATCGTCGTGGACATAGGAGGAGGTTTTGTGATGGATGATTTTGTGATGGATGTATCAGTAGATTCATCTTTGACTTTAGGTGATTAG